The following proteins are co-located in the Natator depressus isolate rNatDep1 chromosome 4, rNatDep2.hap1, whole genome shotgun sequence genome:
- the SPRY1 gene encoding protein sprouty homolog 1 — MEPQSQHGSGGSLVVIQQPSLDSRQRLDYEREIQPTAILSLDQIKAIRGSNEYTEGPSVVKKSGPRTAPRQEKHERTHEIVPINVNNNYEHRPSHLGPVAHQHNVRAPVLSRSTSTGSAASSGSNSSASSEQGLLGRSPLSRPGSSHRSERTIRTQPKQSSLMVDDLKGPLKEDLTQHKFICEQCGKCKCGECTDPRALPSCLACNRKCLCSAESMVEYSTCMCLIKGIFYHCSNDDEGDSYADNPCSCSQAHCCSRYLCMGAMSLFLPCLLCYPPAKGCLKLCRGCYDRINRPGCRCKNSNTVYCKLESCPSRSQGKPS, encoded by the coding sequence ATGGAGCCCCAAAGTCAACATGGCAGTGGCGGTTCATTAGTTGTAATCCAGCAGCCTTCCTTGGACAGCAGGCAAAGGTTGGACTATGAAAGAGAAATTCAGCCGACAGCTATCTTGTCATTGGACCAGATCAAGGCCATAAGGGGCAGCAATGAGTATACCGAAGGCCCATCTGTGGTGAAAAAGTCTGGTCCCCGGACAGCACCAAGACAAGAAAAGCATGAAAGGACTCATGAAATTGTACCAATTAATGTGAATAATAATTATGAGCACAGACCCAGCCACTTGGGACCCGTGGCACACCAACATAACGTAAGGGCTCCTGTGTTGAGCAGATCGACTAGCACTGGAAGTGCGGCTAGTTCTGGAAGCAACAGCAGTGCTTCTTCAGAGCAGGGGTTGTTGGGAAGATCGCCCCTGTCTAGGCCAGGTTCAAGCCACAGATCTGAAAGGACAATCCGGACGCAGCCCAAGCAGTCATCTTTGATGGTAGATGATCTGAAGGGTCCCTTGAAAGAGGACTTGACGCAGCACAAGTTTATCTGTGAACAATGTGGGAAGTGCAAGTGTGGTGAGTGCACAGACCCGAGGGCCTTACCTTCTTGTTTGGCCTGCAACAGGAAGTGCTTGTGCTCTGCAGAGAGCATGGTGGAGTACAGCACCTGCATGTGCCTGATCAAAGGGATCTTCTACCACTGTTCCAATGATGATGAAGGGGACTCGTATGCGGATAATCCCTGCTCTTGTTCCCAGGCACATTGCTGTTCTAGGTACCTGTGCATGGGAGCAATGTCCTTGTTTTTGCCTTGCTTGCTCTGCTATCCTCCTGCTAAGGGATGCCTGAAGCTGTGTCGAGGGTGTTATGACCGGATCAATCGTCCTGGTTGCCGATGTAAGAACTCCAACACTGTCTATTGTAAACTGGAGAGCTGCCCGTCTCGGAGTCAGGGGAAGCCCTCATAA